The bacterium genome contains a region encoding:
- a CDS encoding class I SAM-dependent methyltransferase, with protein sequence MKPYTHFEFSGRFLKNYDRFNHLASMGLDRRWRRVTARRAAAFYQQRGWNTPVLDLACGTGDMAAAIHQVLPAVVIGSDPSAEMLDLAATKKNRCSWNRFHPVRAVCRLPLADA encoded by the coding sequence ATGAAGCCATACACCCATTTTGAATTCTCCGGCCGCTTTTTAAAAAACTATGATCGTTTCAATCACCTGGCCAGCATGGGACTGGATCGCCGCTGGCGCCGCGTTACCGCTCGTCGCGCCGCGGCATTCTATCAGCAACGAGGCTGGAACACGCCGGTGCTGGATCTGGCCTGCGGCACCGGCGATATGGCCGCCGCCATTCATCAAGTCCTTCCGGCCGTGGTTATCGGCAGTGATCCTTCTGCAGAGATGCTCGACCTGGCGGCGACCAAGAAAAACCGCTGCAGCTGGAACCGCTTTCATCCGGTTCGCGCGGTCTGCCGGCTTCCCCTAGCCGACGCT
- a CDS encoding DUF1460 domain-containing protein, with translation MKKNRWWLILIPGLLCAQVKTENPYYQMTVAAIDQDIRRVSVALAEPAQRMAYYSERFLDAPYELVCEGEGENGRYETQPLLNLQQVNCMTYCEIVLALSLSDYYEEFFNVLQHIRYRQGIISMATRNHYTMVDWMPANKWCLEEITKKVGAKDVRWSTRTISHKNFFAGKSITDIPVLLPDRTATIAYLPLDQVEKHAKALQDGDIVSLIQNQPGIFSAHMLLIIKKEGKPYFRHASLSAKKVLDQPLGDYIAALSRNPRFVGMSFMRVKNKIDWADGSYTHGKFLVKTK, from the coding sequence ATGAAAAAGAACAGATGGTGGTTGATTCTGATTCCCGGCCTGCTCTGCGCGCAGGTCAAAACGGAAAACCCTTACTACCAGATGACGGTCGCTGCAATCGATCAGGACATCCGCCGAGTCAGCGTTGCCCTCGCTGAACCGGCGCAACGCATGGCCTATTATTCGGAACGGTTTCTCGACGCGCCCTATGAACTGGTCTGTGAAGGAGAGGGCGAAAACGGCCGCTACGAAACCCAGCCGCTGCTGAACCTGCAGCAGGTGAACTGTATGACCTATTGCGAGATCGTTTTAGCCCTCTCGCTGTCGGACTATTACGAGGAATTTTTTAACGTGCTGCAGCACATTCGCTATCGCCAGGGCATCATCTCCATGGCCACTCGCAACCACTACACCATGGTGGACTGGATGCCGGCCAACAAGTGGTGTCTGGAGGAGATCACCAAAAAGGTCGGCGCAAAGGACGTGCGCTGGTCGACGCGCACCATCAGCCACAAAAATTTCTTTGCCGGCAAATCGATCACCGACATACCGGTGCTGCTGCCGGACCGGACCGCAACGATCGCCTACCTGCCGCTCGACCAGGTGGAGAAACATGCCAAAGCGCTGCAGGACGGCGACATCGTCAGCCTCATTCAGAACCAGCCGGGCATTTTTTCCGCCCACATGCTGTTGATCATTAAAAAAGAGGGCAAGCCCTATTTCCGCCACGCCAGCCTGTCGGCGAAAAAAGTGCTGGACCAGCCTCTGGGCGACTATATCGCAGCCCTCAGCCGCAATCCGCGCTTTGTGGGCATGAGTTTCATGCGCGTTAAAAACAAAATCGATTGGGCGGACGGCTCGTACACGCATGGCAAATTCCTGGTCAAGACAAAATGA